The DNA segment CGTGCGATCAACCGGCTGGTCATCGTCGCGACCCAGATCGAGGAGTCGGAGCTGGTCGCGGTGGTGGAGATCGGCGTCGCCGGCCTGGTACGCCGCGCGGACGCGACCGCCGAGCACCTGGTGACCGTGCTCAAGTCGGCCGCCGCCGGCGACGGCGCGGTGCCGCCGGACCTGCTCGGCCGGCTGCTCAACCAGGTCGGTCAGCTGCAGCGGCAGGTGCTCGGGCCGCGCGGACTGACCTTCTCCGGGCTGGCCGAACGCGAGGTCCAGGTGCTCCGGCTGGTGGCCGACGGCTTCGACACCGAGGAAATAGCCCAGAAGCTGTCGTATTCTCAGCGTACGGTCAAAAACGTCCTCCACGACGTGACCAGCCGCCTGCACCTGCGCAACCGCAGCCACGCCGTCGCGTACGCGCTCAAGCACGGACTTATCTGATCGGGCAACCAGAAGTGCCCCATGGGGCAGTTCTCCCTGCCCCATTGCATGTCCAACATCTGGTCCCAATTACCGGCCCGTCAAGCGACGGTAGGTGCCGGTGCCAGCCGGGGTGCCCCGACACGAGTGGGTGAAGAGCAGAGTGTCTAGACGCGGCACGTTGTGGTCACGTGTGCGTATGGCGGCCTGCATGTCTGGTGCAGCGTCGCTTGTGTTGGCTTTGGCGGTCGCACCGACGACGCCGGCCCTCGCGGTCGCGCGTCCCGGTGCACCGGCGCACCAGAGCGGAAATCCGAGCTTCGACACCAGGCTCGGCTACGCCGGCGGCGGCGTCGAGCAGCTGGCCGCCGGCACGGCGGCGACGCGCGTACTGCCGTCGACCGACACCACGATCACCCGCGACACGGACGCTTTCGCGCGTGGCGCGGCCGTCACCTGGGTGACCAAGACTGCGACCGGCGGCGGAGTCAAAGCCGACGGCGACATCGCCTACTGGAGTGGCGGCGTCGCACCGATGGTCCGCCTCACCAGCGACGCGTACGACGACCGCCATCCGGTGCTCAACCCGGCCGGTACGCAGATCGCCTTCGCGT comes from the Fodinicola acaciae genome and includes:
- a CDS encoding helix-turn-helix transcriptional regulator: MIERLPVLLHARDPISYAGIKGQLAPRPEVRIVSNDEWQTAKVALVVTDRIDEAAIRALRGLRARAINRLVIVATQIEESELVAVVEIGVAGLVRRADATAEHLVTVLKSAAAGDGAVPPDLLGRLLNQVGQLQRQVLGPRGLTFSGLAEREVQVLRLVADGFDTEEIAQKLSYSQRTVKNVLHDVTSRLHLRNRSHAVAYALKHGLI